gattcaaaattgtaattttttttatattttccaccagatggcgccattcttctcatgtttagcctatggagcaaacacatgcttttcccctattttcggtttgctgtattatagagcactgcagaccAAATTATGcagctaagtgtgtgtgtgtgtgtgaaataaacaacagtggcattatgtaaaacTGGCCTTTAAAGGGTtataatcctgaaaatgaatggatatttggtagttatgatcaggactgatgttggttataaaatctaagtcagtgaaagtggtaaataatattaatatataatatttttatgaacatttttgtcctctaaggtcctgagtgtgattttttttttatctgacaccacaaaaaataataataatacatcaaaatcaatgttgttgctaatcattgacacatcccagactgtgataataataataatttaaaaacaattgtaaGTAAGCGATCAGTTATGGAAAAtaattcatgttttgtttttttttcctaaaaaacaacAGCGGcgctatataaacaaactggcatttgaAGGGttaaaaatcctgaaaataaatatatatttggtagttatgatcaggactgatattggctaaaaaataactaattgaaagtgaaaaataatattaatatataatattataactgtttttttgacgcggacatttttgtccttcaaggacctctgagtaactttttgaaATTGACGCAAAAgtgttaaatacatatttacgtgaataatttagtaatatacagTTATTATTCAAGTTATCGTGGCCCTCTCCTGTTATCGcataaattaaagctgaagtaattcctgcgacactagcgccaccaatcggaattgcaaaaataaacctcAATAcgccccccatctgccattggtcaaacacagagatagtcccgccctcgactcacgccattggttaactaacgttgttggggcgggtcACTCTTAACAAACAGAGCCGAAGAAAGACAGTGCTTAGTTTTCGAGAAAATCAACCAAATTATTAATAGTTGTCTCCGCATATCAAGCTTGGATAGCGTAAAGTATCATGATACAGAAAATGTTACATACATCATCTTTAAACCAGTAGACGAGTGAGGAACTCTTACTTTGAAATTTAATTTGGCGTGCCCTCTTTATGATCACGCTGTCTGCTTTCACACGGACGCAAGAAGGAGAGGCGCGACAGGATTTCAGAGGCGGTGAGAGTTTCTCgaaactacttaaaaaaatgaTAACTGCCGTTTTAGGGCTGAAATGGAGAGTCGTGTTTGTCCTGCTGTTCGTTTAATATGTAAAGCGTATGTTGTGGTTGTGAAACGTTACAGGAAATAGTTGTCATTGGGCGCGCGCAGAAACTCCATGTCAAATCTGCTCATTAGACGAGGCGTGAGTGCTAACAGCAGCTAATCAATGTCACTGTCTGTAAAAGCTGTTTCCAAAAATAAGGAAGTTGCAAGTTTCCCAACCTGATTGATTGTTAGCAATACGTGCTGATGTGGTACTTTCGAGACTTAAATATGAATGAAGTGCGTCTTATGAACTTTATCTGCCTGTTTGCTAGCATTAGCAGCTTCCGCAATAACAGTCTGCGTGCCCTATAGAGAGCTGATGAAACTCCACTAACTTGAAACTTTGATAAGTTGAGTAAAGTTAGTTGCTGGCAGGTTTTAAGGCAAGCTAGTGATCTGGTCGCTGTCGTTCTCGAGCTGCCCTTGTCAAAAGACAACAAGGAATGTTTACAGGATTCTATTTGGAATTTCTGTCGTCATTTTGAATTAATTCAAAATTATAGAAAAAAGGCTCCAAAATTATCAGTGTCTCTGGATGCTTAATTTACCATGTATAGGTgtttttgagtaaaatgaacatattctataaagtactgacaacatttctcccaaattccaaataattatattgtcatttagagcatttatttgcagaaaactggtcaaaataacaaaagagATGATGTGTTTTCAttcctcaaataatgcaaagaaaataagttcatattaggaagtgttcagaaatcaatatttggtggaatgatcctcattttcaatcacagctttcatgcgtcttggcatgctctctaccagtcttacGCATTGCTGttggtgactttatgccactcctggtgcaaaaattcaagcatcttggctttgtttgatggtttgtggccatccatcttcctcttgatcacattccagaggttttcaatgggtcCAGGTCtgaagattgggctggccatgatagGTTCTTGATCTgttggtcctccatccacaccttgattgacctgtatgtgtggcatggagcattgttctGCTAGAAaatccaatcctcagagttggggaacattgtcagagcagaaggaagcaagttttcttccggGATAACCTTGTGGCTTGACTCacgcgtccttcacaaagacggatctgcccgattccagccttgctgaagcaccaccGATCATCtacctggtcgtctaatggttagacggagacctgaaGAGGGCATACAAGTTACGTTGTCTCGCACCAACtatgaaatttggtggaggatcgtgaTGATTGCATTATTTGATATCTGAAAACAGTTAATCTATAacattctgcaaataaatgctctaaatgacaatatttgtatgtggaatttgggagaaattttgtcagtgctttaaagaataaattaataattttttttcattttactccACACACACCTATAAAGAATAAATCCGGAGAAACTGATGATTTTGCTGTGGTctcttaattatttaattattgtatatacatatacatacatacatacgtgTATGTGTTAATTAACAtcgtcacaaatgctgtcaactgagcttaacttgtatagaaaCCAGAATATACTTTAAACATATTTGCAAAttcatgcattacatttttatatatatatatatatatatatatatatatattattttgtttttaattgtccctcctgttctttaaaaaacaaaatggaggttacagtgaggcacttacaatggaagtcaatggggccaaatattagagggtttaaaagcagaaatgtgaggtttataatttttttaaacgcttgcattaattattctgttaaatgtCCTGTACTATCAAAGTTgtcaaattgtttaaattgtaatttttctggTGGTTTATGATTTCCAGCGTTGAATCTTCATGGCCACCAAGTTGTTAAATTGTCTATAACTGTACAAAGAAATGGtttgcaagtgattttatcacactaaaatcatgtctgtatGAATATCTTGTGTCTAtgcattgacttccattgtaagtgcctcactgtaaccacgacTTTTGCTCGAAATTTTAGTCAAAAGTAACTTTTTgttgtgatcaacattatgccactaatgctgtcgagtacccggaatattccttgaaattAAGTACcgaaacatttaccatggtaaccaaaTTTCTCTTAAACATCACCACAGTTATTGTGAATACTGTCAAATCATAATAAAACTGGGATCTTCTTCAAACAGTGTGGAAGCTTGTTTTTGTCACGttgaatgtattttattaaaatagtttCCCGATGACAATCATGCAAATACCAAGTGACCACAGTTTAGAAACGATAGCTGTAGTGCTGTAGGTAATTTGACAGAAACTGTGGTTACTATTGTCATTTTTGCTCTTGTATGCAGGATCTGAACTAATTTTAGTCTGTTTTCTAGTAGGGTCCTCTGTGGTTAaaatgttctctcaggtccaatTAATTTTAGAGCAATGTTTTTATCATCTGTCTTAAAGCAGCATTGTACTTGGTTGTAGGTGCCGCTGCCCGTGTGGACGAAGAATGCAGACCATAAAGTGTGTAGTGGTGGGTGACGGGGCAGTCGGCAAAACATGCCTTCTCATTTCCTACACGACAAACGCCTTTCCCGAGGAGTACATCCCCACTGTGTTTGACAACTATAGCGCTCAGATGAGCGTTGACGGCCGTACAGTAAGCCTTAACCTTTGGGACACAGCAGGGCAGGAAGAGTACGACCGCCTGCGCACACTCTCTTACCCGCAAACGAACGTCTTCATCATTTGCTTCTCCATcggaagcccctcctcctgtgcTAACGTTCGCCACAAGTGGCACCCGGAGGTGTCCCACCACTGCCCGAGTGTACCCATCCTTCTGGTGGGCACCAAGAGGGATCTACGCTCCGACAAGGAAACGGTTAAGAAGCTGAAGGAGCAAGGGCTCGCGCCAACGACCCAGCAGCAGGGCAGCGCGCTGGCCAAACAGATCGGCGCAGTCAAGTACATGGAATGTTCTGCGCTTCTCCAGGAGGGCGTACGGGAGGTGTTCGTAGAGGCCGTTCGTGCTGTGCTCTACCCTGTGACCAAAAAGAATGCGAAGAAGTGCGTGCTTTTATAGTCTGTGCATTGAGAACTGTCAGCGGATATGAACTTGACCGCAGTCGAAAACCAGCCGCGCTGTGTCTTTCTCCATCTCTTCTTATTTACGCCTCTTTAATCGCTCTTTCAGGTCTCTTTGGCTCATTTGCGGGCTTGTTGACGCCTTGTTTCTTCATGTTATTTTAAATCAGTAAGCCGAAGTTCCTCACCTGTTTTTCTAATGATTAATAACAATGTTTTAGCAGAACCACTCAATGAAAGATGCATTCGCAAACAAATTAACGGTGTTGTGTTTCGCAATGCTTTGCATTCCGATAAGTGTGCAATATAACGAAGACTGTTGTGTGACCAAGGCTCATTTATGCAACGAGTTTGTCTTAATGCCTCTAATGAGGAAAACTCATCAGAATGTGTTTATAGTCCCTCTGCGGGACGTTTCCCAGCCAAATCTGATGTGCCTTTTGAAATgcaatttaaatttgaatttttctaacgtacattttgtattttaaccaTATCTGTGCAGTATCGCCAAAGCAATATTTGATTGAGTTTTATTAATAGTAGAATATTTGGGTTGTACTGGCCAACGGGTGACTCTTATTATGAAATGTCTAGGTTTTATTTCGCACCAAAACCAAAAGATTTTTTCCCCATAATGAAATGCACATTTTAGGCCcgtttaatattttaaattgtggcaataatttaatgaatataaagtacattttaatCCTAAAATTTTAAACGTGTATAATAAAGTTATAGAAATAATCTtgtggcaacactttacaataaagtcgTATTTATtagcattagtaaatgcattagggaTCACAAACTAACATTTAAcaatttttactattaattacaGCGTTTACTAAAggagtattccaggttcaacacaagttaagctgaatcaacagcatttgttaccgttgattaccactaaaaattatttcgactcatcctGCCATCCTGTAAATCATTGTAACGATGAGgcaacttacaatggaagtcaatgggggccaatcaGTAATCGTTAAGATactcactttttaaaaaatatggcCATAAGACCTAAATATTATGCTTTTTAATGATGATTTTTGTTCAATAAACTGATCGCTTACttgccttttctgtttaaagttatatctaattttacagctttgttgccatgacaacgtaacagGGCGTAATCCCTAAAACAACagtgaacattttaatttaagcaactttacagctcaaataatacacgagtttcaacagaggaattaatgtatgtgcttttagaaaataataagcttcacatttctgccttttaaaccctccaaaaattgccccattgacttgcattgtaagagcCCCA
This region of Xyrauchen texanus isolate HMW12.3.18 chromosome 23, RBS_HiC_50CHRs, whole genome shotgun sequence genomic DNA includes:
- the rhogd gene encoding ras homolog gene family, member Gd, whose translation is MQTIKCVVVGDGAVGKTCLLISYTTNAFPEEYIPTVFDNYSAQMSVDGRTVSLNLWDTAGQEEYDRLRTLSYPQTNVFIICFSIGSPSSCANVRHKWHPEVSHHCPSVPILLVGTKRDLRSDKETVKKLKEQGLAPTTQQQGSALAKQIGAVKYMECSALLQEGVREVFVEAVRAVLYPVTKKNAKKCVLL